The following coding sequences are from one Gossypium raimondii isolate GPD5lz chromosome 4, ASM2569854v1, whole genome shotgun sequence window:
- the LOC105778829 gene encoding dirigent protein 22 isoform X2, with product MVASVLKTQSFIIFLILFFITIITSFSRLTVAYGYSELFGKNITGIRVVDGKPSTNRSSQFMFGDVYVIDDPLTIEPDINSKTVGKAQGTYTVASQGELSLLMVTNFAFTEGKYNGSTLSVLGRNEVLSTAREIPIVGGSGVFRFARGYAQVRTQSINQARAIVEYNVFVFHYR from the exons ATGGTGGCATCAGTGCTGAAAACCCAAAGcttcatcatcttcctcatcCTCTTCTTCATCACCATCATCACCTCCTTCTCAAGACTCACAGTTGCCTATGGATATTCCGAGCTTTTCG GCAAAAACATTACTGGGATTCGTGTCGTAGACGGAAAACCATCGACCAATCGTTCCTCACAGTTTATGTTCGGAGATGTATATGTCATCGATGACCCTTTGACAATTGAGCCCGACATCAACTCCAAAACGGTGGGAAAAGCACAGGGAACATATACAGTCGCATCGCAAGGTGAATTAAGCTTGTTAATGGTGACTAATTTTGCTTTCACGGAAGGCAAATACAATGGTAGCACCCTCAGTGTTTTGGGGCGAAATGAGGTTCTTTCCACCGCGCGAGAGATACCGATTGTCGGTGGGAGCGGCGTTTTCCGATTTGCACGTGGCTATGCTCAGGTGAGGACTCAATCAATCAATCAAGCCCGTGCTATTGTGGAGTATAATGTTTTTGTATTCCATTATAGATGA
- the LOC105778829 gene encoding dirigent protein 22 isoform X1: MVASVLKTQSFIIFLILFFITIITSFSRLTVAYGYSELFGKYISPSSLGLKREKLSHLHFYLHDVLSGKNITGIRVVDGKPSTNRSSQFMFGDVYVIDDPLTIEPDINSKTVGKAQGTYTVASQGELSLLMVTNFAFTEGKYNGSTLSVLGRNEVLSTAREIPIVGGSGVFRFARGYAQVRTQSINQARAIVEYNVFVFHYR; this comes from the coding sequence ATGGTGGCATCAGTGCTGAAAACCCAAAGcttcatcatcttcctcatcCTCTTCTTCATCACCATCATCACCTCCTTCTCAAGACTCACAGTTGCCTATGGATATTCCGAGCTTTTCGGTAAATACATATCTCCATCATCACTAGGGCTCAAGCGAGAAAAGTTATCCCACCTTCACTTCTACTTACACGACGTACTTTCAGGCAAAAACATTACTGGGATTCGTGTCGTAGACGGAAAACCATCGACCAATCGTTCCTCACAGTTTATGTTCGGAGATGTATATGTCATCGATGACCCTTTGACAATTGAGCCCGACATCAACTCCAAAACGGTGGGAAAAGCACAGGGAACATATACAGTCGCATCGCAAGGTGAATTAAGCTTGTTAATGGTGACTAATTTTGCTTTCACGGAAGGCAAATACAATGGTAGCACCCTCAGTGTTTTGGGGCGAAATGAGGTTCTTTCCACCGCGCGAGAGATACCGATTGTCGGTGGGAGCGGCGTTTTCCGATTTGCACGTGGCTATGCTCAGGTGAGGACTCAATCAATCAATCAAGCCCGTGCTATTGTGGAGTATAATGTTTTTGTATTCCATTATAGATGA
- the LOC105779133 gene encoding protein MAIN-LIKE 2-like, with amino-acid sequence MIDALHGASWIRVSSIDPDVRLVVQFNICTSGAVAPEDLHCSFPCGEYTVTLEDVALQLGLPIDGSPVTGVSVFVEPAALCYQLLGDSPNDDESNFTSLKFTWLKGKFGQLSANATEGKLICATRAYIMHIIGGVLMHNSNNNKVHIMYLPLLADLTNVRSHSWGSAVLAVLYRELCRTTKPTVVDMGRCLTLLQSWALYRMSFLASFTHQPYVYPLVNRWSIYPVLRGRTLSRYTD; translated from the exons ATGATTGATGCCCTACATGGAGCAAGCTGGATTCGGGTCAGCAGCATTGATCCAGACGTTCGACTTGTGGTACAATTTAATATCTGCACTAGTGGAGCGGTGGCGCCCGAAGACCTACACTGTTCATTTCCGTGTGGGGAGTACACAGTGACTTTAGAGGATGTTGCACTGCAGCTTGGGCTCCCAATCGACGGGAGTCCCGTAACGGGAGTAAGTGTATTTGTTGAGCCAGCTGCACTATGTTATCAGCTACTAGGAGACTCGCCAAACGATGATGAGTCAAATTTTACGAGCTTGAAATTTACATGGCTGAAAGGCAAATTTGGACAGTTATCAGCTAATGCCACTGAAGGAAAGTTGATATGCGCTACTcgagcgtacatcatgcatattATAGGGGGAGTATTGATGCACAATTCAAACAACAACAAGGTTCATATCATGTACTTACCTCTATTAGCTGATTTGACCAATGTTCGCTCGCATAGCTGGGGCTCCGCAGTTTTGGCAGTGTTGTATCGGGAGCTTTGTCGGACGACAAAGCCTACTGTTGTTGACATGGGCAGATGCCTTACACTGTTGCAATCCTGGGCACTTTATCGAATGTCATTTTTGGCATCGTTTACTCACCAACCATATGTTTATCCACTAGTTAacag atGGAGTATTTATCCGGTATTGAGAGGTCGTACACTGTCCCGATATACCGACTGA
- the LOC105780077 gene encoding leucine-rich repeat extensin-like protein 2 has product MENYSYNSYPDSGDSSPRSREIDFENPPPWEDQAQQPQSYKAKFMCSYGGKIHPRPHDNQLSYIGGETKILAADRNIKFSAMISKLSALCGGGDGDFSFKYQLPGEDLDALISVTNDDDLEHMMLEYDRLYRASAKPARMRLFVFPATGSLNYGSEGAKLDRERFVEALNSGTSQGGEKTAAIPQSNMDFLFGLEKGMAPPPPVKIRDPVAEPVIQPPPPPVPEVVGTDHALSPGEIQRQIQELQRLQIRDQEHLQELQRLQIRDQEQLAMYRKKNEEAASFPYTGEYYAQKLPEKPQPVTVQQHVPATAGIWPDKQISSGGFPATVTAAPGPPPPADHPVYMIPAPVPGSAPANLYHAPPPVPAPAPASASAAPQMVRPVTGQAGQGYYTNLQRMPHEVYREQPVYNMVAQPQPPPTQHQPISTIPQQVVRPPSSGVTDAGYGHVAAYDRQAYYTAQGGVVPPQYQGVGVAVSGDKRGNVDGKVVYKVSQGSV; this is encoded by the coding sequence atggagaatTACTCTTATAATTCGTACCCGGATTCCGGCGATTCTTCGCCGCGATCTCGGGAAATCGACTTTGAAAATCCTCCGCCGTGGGAGGATCAAGCGCAACAACCGCAGAGTTATAAGGCTAAGTTTATGTGCAGTTACGGTGGCAAGATCCATCCTCGGCCTCATGATAATCAGCTATCTTACATCGGTGGAGAGACTAAGATACTGGCCGCTGAtcgaaacatcaaattctccgCCATGATCTCTAAGCTCTCCGCTCTCTGCGGCGGTGGCGACGGTGATTTTTCGTTCAAGTACCAGCTCCCTGGTGAGGACCTCGACGCACTTATTTCGGTAACTAACGATGATGATCTCGAACACATGATGTTAGAATACGATCGGCTATATCGAGCCTCGGCCAAGCCAGCTAGGATGCGGCTTTTCGTGTTTCCGGCGACCGGTTCCTTGAATTACGGGAGCGAAGGGGCGAAATTGGACCGTGAGCGGTTCGTGGAGGCTTTAAATTCCGGTACGTCTCAGGGAGGCGAGAAAACCGCTGCGATCCCGCAAAGCAATATGGATTTCTTGTTTGGACTTGAAAAGGGGATGGCTCCACCTCCGCCGGTTAAAATCCGTGATCCCGTGGCGGAACCGGTGATCCAACCGCCGCCACCTCCGGTACCGGAAGTCGTTGGGACGGATCATGCTTTGAGTCCAGGTGAAATTCAAAGACAGATACAAGAATTGCAGAGGCTTCAAATTCGGGATCAAGAACATCTACAAGAATTGCAGAGGCTTCAAATTCGGGATCAAGAACAGCTCGCTATGTATAGGAAGAAGAATGAAGAAGCTGCTTCTTTCCCTTATACAGGGGAATACTACGCCCAGAAGTTACCTGAAAAACCACAACCGGTGACCGTACAACAGCATGTGCCAGCGACAGCCGGAATCTGGCCGGATAAACAAATTTCATCCGGGGGTTTCCCAGCAACCGTAACGGCAGCCCCAGGACCACCACCGCCGGCGGATCACCCTGTTTACATGATCCCAGCTCCAGTTCCAGGATCGGCTCCGGCCAACCTCTATCACGCACCTCCACCAGTTCCAGCTCCAGCACCTGCATCAGCATCAGCAGCACCACAAATGGTTCGACCAGTAACCGGACAAGCCGGTCAAGGCTACTACACCAACTTACAGAGAATGCCTCATGAAGTTTACCGGGAGCAACCCGTTTACAACATGGTGGCCCAACCTCAACCTCCGCCCACTCAACACCAGCCGATATCAACGATACCACAACAGGTGGTAAGGCCGCCAAGCAGTGGTGTAACAGATGCTGGATATGGACACGTCGCAGCATACGACAGACAGGCTTACTATACTGCACAGGGGGGTGTCGTGCCTCCTCAGTATCAAGGCGTTGGTGTGGCGGTTAGTGGTGACAAAAGAGGCAACGTCGACGGCAAAGTGGTATATAAAGTTTCACAAGGTTCagtttaa
- the LOC105780785 gene encoding uncharacterized protein LOC105780785 codes for MDLAQIQPAGNREMEEMDSSTVPILENNFKKTHFPGMVRQKSYIFDGHGNYYNKEWDLIEGNGKQFCWYHVELPKGKQKLSQSAQHLIDVLCPPLKLQDILSLVSNGPFCGHVDGALVFRVNSPGPPSSNFTFRLAARVTENSVITVSLGRVPRLGFSPVGRSLLSEIPSIETPRGERQQGSSIVIREHVLEFLLTMNHSEEADNPVPKSVSNLVVHVIDTHVDHLQDVVTQLEMELDSVELELDQGGFALKKEMLDDRRFPKMHLNLQRLLQVIAHGEQVFPRVKEKGSSKHWFASEDINSLEELIGRLRRLKENVGFLANRVTAIQAGLDSWQSEQINRKLYYLSFLSIIFLPLSTITGVFGMNVGGVPWTVQKDPALKDGFRNVMVLCLAMLILVLLCFIFPALYSRLSAWRQRRSLLRNWSYNRRSFLRRSVGIQESGSGGYLKI; via the exons ATGGATTTAGCTCAGATTCAACCAGCTGGAAATAGGGAAATGGAGGAAATGGATTCCAGTACTGTTCCAATCTTGGAAAACAATTTCAAGAAAACACATTTTCCTGGAATGGTGAGACAGAAGTCTTACATATTTGATGGTCATGGAAATTATTACAACAAAGAATGGGATCTAATTGAAGGTAATGGCAAGCAGTTTTGTTGGTACCATGTTGAGCTTCCTAAAGGGAAACAAAAGCTTTCTCAATCTGCACAACATCTCATTGATGTTCTTTGTCCGCCATTAAAGCTTCAAGACATTCTTTCACTTGTTAGTAATGGACCCTTTTGTGGACATGTTGATGGAGCGCTTGTTTTTAGGGTTAATTCACCTGGTCCTCCTTCTAGTAACTTCACATTTAGGCTAGCTGCAAGGGTTACCGAGAACTCGGTGATTACCGTGTCGTTAGGACGTGTACCGAGACTCGGTTTCTCGCCGGTCGGCCGATCGCTTCTCTCTGAGATCCCTAGTATTGAAACTCCTAGAGGGGAGAGGCAACAAGGGAGTAGCATTGTTATTAGAGAACATGTACTTGAGTTCTTATTGACAATGAATCACTCCGAGGAGGCGGATAATCCGGTTCCGAAATCCGTCTCGAACCTTGTGGTTCACGTTATCGACACTCATGTTGATCATCTTCAGGATGTTGTTACTCAACTCGAGATGGAGTTGGACTCGGTCGAACTCGAATTGGATCAAG GGGGATTTGCTTTAAAGAAAGAGATGCTCGATGATCGACGATTCCCAAAAATGCATCTCAATTTGCAACGTCTCCTGCAG GTAATTGCGCATGGTGAGCAAGTATTTCCTCGAGTGAAGGAAAAAGGTAGTTCGAAACATTGGTTTGCAAGTGAAGACATTAACTCCCTCGAAGAGTTGATCGGACGGTTGAGGAGGCTGAAAGAGAATGTCGGGTTTCTAGCGAACCGTGTTACCGCGATTCAAGCCGGTTTAGATAGCTGGCAATCAGAGCAAATCAACCGAAAACTCTATTATCTCTCGTTCCTTTCTATAATATTCCTTCCTTTATCCACCATCACTGGAg TGTTTGGAATGAATGTTGGTGGTGTTCCATGGACCGTGCAAAAGGACCCTGCATTGAAAGACGGTTTCCGAAACGTCATGGTACTATGTTTAGCGATGCTGATTCTAGTGCTGCTATGCTTTATTTTTCCGGCTCTTTATTCCCGATTGTCCGCCTGGCGTCAGAGACGGTCTTTGCTGAGAAACTGGTCGTATAACCGGAGATCGTTCCTCAGGAGAAGTGTAGGAATTCAAGAAAGTGGCAGCGGCGGTTACCTCAAGATTTGA
- the LOC105780784 gene encoding L-type lectin-domain containing receptor kinase IX.1 isoform X2, with protein MESTRFSLTFCFIGLALFPLMYVQSAPTAYRSANAPVMYVLPNDSSVPPDGPNTVVSRAPLPVGADGPTTVVYRAPPHVGADGPTTLVYRAPPHVGADGPHTFVAPPPPAARLSPSLVVGLIVGAGALIFGLGFIWFILRRKTHKASKLDYDMFDELFGGEFQNGMGPRKFSFVEIAKMTSNFKGEKLGEGGFGAVYRGYLRDLDTHVAVKRISKASKQGIKEYASEVKIISRLRHKNLVKLIGWCHEKGQLILVYEFMVNGSLDSHLFKGKTLLTWDVRFQIVQGLASALFYLHEEGDHCVLHRDIKASNVMLDSSFNAKIGDFGLARLVDHVKGSQTTHLAGTMGYIAPECVSSGKASKESDVYSFGVVALEIACGRRSIEPRYEESQASLVAWVWELYGNQQILGAVDLKLGMDFDAIQMECLLMVGLWCVHPDQNLRPSIRQVIQVLNFEAPLPKLPSRRPTPTYDVQTTSGIQGSRVQNRHGLAHGRVANPCGNAQAVWILETTLFSRFWLVFCSFCSPMLT; from the coding sequence ATGGAGTCGACCAGGTTTTCACTGACCTTTTGTTTCATAGGCTTAGCTTTGTTCCCTCTTATGTATGTGCAATCTGCACCAACGGCATATAGATCAGCTAACGCTCCAGTTATGTATGTGCTACCGAATGACTCTTCTGTCCCCCCTGATGGCCCTAATACGGTGGTTTCTCGTGCTCCTCTTCCTGTCGGTGCTGATGGCCCTACTACGGTGGTTTATCGTGCTCCTCCTCATGTCGGTGCTGATGGCCCTACTACGTTGGTTTATCGCGCTCCTCCTCATGTCGGTGCTGATGGCCCGCATACCTTCGTTGCTCCTCCCCCTCCAGCGGCTCGACTAAGCCCCAGTCTTGTGGTCGGGTTGATTGTTGGAGCTGGTGCTTTGATTTTTGGCTTAGGTTTCATTTGGTTCATTTTAAGGAGGAAAACACACAAGGCGAGCAAATTAGATTATGATATGTTTGATGAGCTCTTCGGTGGTGAATTCCAAAATGGGATGGGACCAAGGAAGTTTTCCTTTGTGGAAATAGCTAAAATGACCAGTAATTTCAAGGGTGAAAAGCTTGGAGAAGGAGGGTTCGGTGCAGTTTATAGAGGATACTTAAGGGACTTGGATACTCATGTGGCTGTTAAGCGGATTTCAAAGGCCTCTAAGCAAGGAATTAAGGAATATGCATCTGAAGTGAAGATCATTAGCCGATTGAGGCACAAGAATCTGGTCAAGCTTATTGGCTGGTGTCACGAAAAGGGGCAACTTATACTCGTTTATGAGTTCATGGTTAATGGCAGCCTAGATTCCCATCTTTTCAAAGGTAAAACCTTATTGACCTGGGATGTGAGGTTTCAAATTGTGCAGGGCCTGGCATCAGCTCTTTTCTATCTACATGAAGAAGGTGACCATTGCGTGCTACACAGGGATATCAAAGCCAGCAACGTTATGTTGGATTCTAGTTTCAATGCTAAAATAGGGGATTTCGGGCTGGCTCGACTAGTCGATCATGTGAAAGGGTCACAAACAACCCATTTAGCCGGGACCATGGGCTATATTGCACCTGAATGTGTTTCATCAGGAAAGGCTAGTAAAGAATCTGATGTCTATAGTTTTGGAGTTGTTGCATTGGAGATTGCATGTGGTAGAAGGTCAATAGAGCCTAGATATGAAGAATCTCAGGCTTCGCTGGTAGCTTGGGTGTGGGAGTTGTACGGAAACCAACAGATACTTGGTGCAGTTGACCTGAAATTAGGCATGGACTTCGATGCTATACAAATGGAATGCTTGTTGATGGTTGGGCTGTGGTGCGTCCATCCGGACCAAAATTTGAGACCGTCGATAAGACAGGTAATTCAGGTTCTTAATTTTGAGGCACCATTGCCAAAACTTCCAAGTAGGAGGCCTACTCCCACATATGATGTGCAAACTACTTCTGGAATTCAA
- the LOC105780784 gene encoding L-type lectin-domain containing receptor kinase IX.1 isoform X1, with translation MESTRFSLTFCFIGLALFPLMYVQSAPTAYRSANAPVMYVLPNDSSVPPDGPNTVVSRAPLPVGADGPTTVVYRAPPHVGADGPTTLVYRAPPHVGADGPHTFVAPPPPAARLSPSLVVGLIVGAGALIFGLGFIWFILRRKTHKASKLDYDMFDELFGGEFQNGMGPRKFSFVEIAKMTSNFKGEKLGEGGFGAVYRGYLRDLDTHVAVKRISKASKQGIKEYASEVKIISRLRHKNLVKLIGWCHEKGQLILVYEFMVNGSLDSHLFKGKTLLTWDVRFQIVQGLASALFYLHEEGDHCVLHRDIKASNVMLDSSFNAKIGDFGLARLVDHVKGSQTTHLAGTMGYIAPECVSSGKASKESDVYSFGVVALEIACGRRSIEPRYEESQASLVAWVWELYGNQQILGAVDLKLGMDFDAIQMECLLMVGLWCVHPDQNLRPSIRQVIQVLNFEAPLPKLPSRRPTPTYDVQTTSGIQLDGSRFITQVVPSMGKAHLVPPMAPPPSVSCHVSRSLFFFCFIIFLYYFDK, from the exons ATGGAGTCGACCAGGTTTTCACTGACCTTTTGTTTCATAGGCTTAGCTTTGTTCCCTCTTATGTATGTGCAATCTGCACCAACGGCATATAGATCAGCTAACGCTCCAGTTATGTATGTGCTACCGAATGACTCTTCTGTCCCCCCTGATGGCCCTAATACGGTGGTTTCTCGTGCTCCTCTTCCTGTCGGTGCTGATGGCCCTACTACGGTGGTTTATCGTGCTCCTCCTCATGTCGGTGCTGATGGCCCTACTACGTTGGTTTATCGCGCTCCTCCTCATGTCGGTGCTGATGGCCCGCATACCTTCGTTGCTCCTCCCCCTCCAGCGGCTCGACTAAGCCCCAGTCTTGTGGTCGGGTTGATTGTTGGAGCTGGTGCTTTGATTTTTGGCTTAGGTTTCATTTGGTTCATTTTAAGGAGGAAAACACACAAGGCGAGCAAATTAGATTATGATATGTTTGATGAGCTCTTCGGTGGTGAATTCCAAAATGGGATGGGACCAAGGAAGTTTTCCTTTGTGGAAATAGCTAAAATGACCAGTAATTTCAAGGGTGAAAAGCTTGGAGAAGGAGGGTTCGGTGCAGTTTATAGAGGATACTTAAGGGACTTGGATACTCATGTGGCTGTTAAGCGGATTTCAAAGGCCTCTAAGCAAGGAATTAAGGAATATGCATCTGAAGTGAAGATCATTAGCCGATTGAGGCACAAGAATCTGGTCAAGCTTATTGGCTGGTGTCACGAAAAGGGGCAACTTATACTCGTTTATGAGTTCATGGTTAATGGCAGCCTAGATTCCCATCTTTTCAAAGGTAAAACCTTATTGACCTGGGATGTGAGGTTTCAAATTGTGCAGGGCCTGGCATCAGCTCTTTTCTATCTACATGAAGAAGGTGACCATTGCGTGCTACACAGGGATATCAAAGCCAGCAACGTTATGTTGGATTCTAGTTTCAATGCTAAAATAGGGGATTTCGGGCTGGCTCGACTAGTCGATCATGTGAAAGGGTCACAAACAACCCATTTAGCCGGGACCATGGGCTATATTGCACCTGAATGTGTTTCATCAGGAAAGGCTAGTAAAGAATCTGATGTCTATAGTTTTGGAGTTGTTGCATTGGAGATTGCATGTGGTAGAAGGTCAATAGAGCCTAGATATGAAGAATCTCAGGCTTCGCTGGTAGCTTGGGTGTGGGAGTTGTACGGAAACCAACAGATACTTGGTGCAGTTGACCTGAAATTAGGCATGGACTTCGATGCTATACAAATGGAATGCTTGTTGATGGTTGGGCTGTGGTGCGTCCATCCGGACCAAAATTTGAGACCGTCGATAAGACAGGTAATTCAGGTTCTTAATTTTGAGGCACCATTGCCAAAACTTCCAAGTAGGAGGCCTACTCCCACATATGATGTGCAAACTACTTCTGGAATTCAA CTGGACGGATCCCGGTTTATAACACAAGTGGTGCCGTCTATGGGAAAGGCACATTTGGTGCCGCCTATGGCACCTCCTCCTTCAGTGTCCTGTCACGTCAGTCgcagtcttttttttttctgttttattatttttttgtattattttgataaataa